Genomic window (Pirellulaceae bacterium):
CGCCTCCCCAAACCATTCTCGAACGACCGGTGCGAAGGGATCGAGCGCTGCTCGCGTCTGAAAGGATTGAGAAGCAGTACTCATCGCGCTCTATTCAATTCTGCTGATTTTAATCGTGGCAACTCGCAAAACCTCGTAGCCGGAGGCTCCTCGCCATCCTAGTGGCCACCCACCTATTTTGCGATCCAGAACGAGAGTTTGGATCGAATCAGTCGCCCACAAGCTGAGAAAAAGTTCAGCAGCAGCCGCGTAGCTACTACCCGTAGGGAGGCCAAAATCACGGCAAAGGTGAGCCGGTAGTTGCTCCTGACAGCCACTTAAGCTATCAAGAAGCCGTTCTCCGTCATCGACGGCGTCAAAGCTCTCCAACCATACGTGAAACGCCCAAATTAGCTGCTCAGAACGGTCGATATCGTCAAGAAAAATCACTGCTACAAAACTCTTTTTCGATCCCAAGGTGAAAAACAACGAGCTTTCTACGACCTTCGTCAGATTCGGTGAAGGGGGCTCGAATTGTAGTTGACACTTGTTCAGCATATCAATAGATTTTGGATCGGCCCGAGGAATTGACCGTAAGACATGGAGGGAAATGAAATGCTTGTATTGGCCAGGAAGGAAAATCAGTCGATCATCATCGGCGACGCGATCAAAATCACGATCGTGGGTCGTAGCGGATCTTCAATCCGAGTTGGGGTGGAAGCCCCTCGTGAACTGAAAGTGATTCGAGAGGAATTGGAAATTGGGTTGGAAGAGACATCGCTTCCGACGGAGATTTCGCTTGCCTCACCAACCAAAGAGTTGAACTGAAGCGAGGTCAACCGGGCAGAATGCCTGAGGTGCTCTCTCCTTCTGCGTCGGCAAAGCCGATCACGCAAGGTCGCCGTGCGACACCACGCTAAAGAACGCAAATCGTCGCTGATCGGACGAATGCCGAGCTGCAGGAGCGAAGGCCTACTGCTAACCCTCTCCGCGGCGAGATCACCCGAGGGTGTTTCGAGTTCGAAACACCGCTAAAGGCGAATCTCTCTAGCCGCGGCTCTTGCGAGTGAGCCAATTGTCCTATTGGCGAGCCACGCTCAATCAGATGTGGAGTCCGCCGAACGTGGCTCGCATTCCTCACCTCCGCCCCCGAGGTTAACCGGCGAAAGTTAGGGGGCTTAACCAGAAATCTGTACCCCCCTCGTCTCCTCCGGTGATGGAATTCTCTCCGAAAGGAGACTTGGCAAAATGAGCGGAGACTTGGCAAAACGAGTTCCGCGAGTCATATTGCAACCCGCCAAACCGAATTCACCCTTGAGCCACGGGAGTCTCAAATGCCAACAAACAATCCAGTTGTATTGATCACAGGTGGGGGTACCGGTGTAGGTCGCGCGACGGCAGTTCAACTCGCGGAAAAAGGGTTTGATGTGGTCATCAATTATTCTCGTTCTGCGAGCGATGCCGAAGAAACGCGAACCACCGTTGAACAGCTGGGGCGTCGGGCAATCACTTTGCAGTGCAACGTCTCCAAGGATGCTGAGGTCCGTGCCATGTTGAAGAAATGCGAGCAAGAATTCGGCAGACTGGACGGATTGGTCAACAATGCGGGCACCACCCATTTCGTTGACTTGGTCGACTTGGAGGGGATGACCGAATCGATGTGGGACGACATTCTGGGAGTCAATTTGAAAGGCGCATTCTTCGTCAGCCGAGCTGCCGTACCGTTAATGCGACAGACCGGAGGCTCCATTGTCAACGTGGCCTCGATCGCTGGTATCACCGGCGCTGGAAGCTCGCTGGCCTACGCAGCATCGAAAGGTGGAATGATTACGCTCTCCAAGTCTTTGGCGCAAGCACTTGCACCTTCGATCCGTGTGAACTCGGTCTGTCCGGGTGTCATCATTTCTCGCTGGCTTGCGGACCATCAGCCGATGATTGATCGTGCCGTAGCCGCGACACCGATGGAACGGGCCTCGTCAACAGACGATGTGGCAGATGCGATCACCTTTCTCATCAGCGGCGGAGAAATGATCACGGGTCAATCAATCGTTGTCGATGGAGGCTACACACTCTAGGCTCGGGGCCAAATTACCGATCGCGGAGAACTGTGTTTTCGGGCCAATCGTGTTTTCGGGCCAATCGACAGGTCCCAAGTACCACTTTGCTGCCAAAGGCGATTGAGATGGCTCGCTATCTGTTCTTGATTTACGGCGTCATCAGCTATGGGATCGGCCTGACTGGAATACTTTTTTTTGGGTTCTTTCTCAACGACCAGACGCCGTTTTGGGTGTCAGTCGATGAGAGCTCATCGGCTCAATTCACTCCAAACTTCCTAATCAACACAGGCCTGCTGTTGCTGTTTGGGCTGCAGCATTCGGTGATGGCTCGCCATGGATTCAAACGGCACTGGACGCGTCTTGTTTCTCCCGTAATCGAACGCAGCACTTACGTGTTGTTATCGGGATTCGTGTTGATGCTAATCTGCGTCTACTGGCGACCTTTGCCTGGCACGGTTTGGATTACAGACAAGACATTCATTCGTAGTGCCCTCACCACGCTACAGGCAGCGGGCTGGATTCTGGCCGCATTCTCATCCTGCTTGATCAACCCACTCGAGTTATTGGGTCTTCAACAAGTCTATAACTTTTTCACAAACCAACCGGAACCTACCCACAACTTCACCGACCGTTATCTTTACAAATGGGTCCGCCATCCGATCCAATTGGGAATCCTCTTAGGTCTTTGGTCGGCACCAACGATGACGATATCTCGATTGATGCTCTCAGCTGGAATGACGGTCTACATTTTCATCGGGCTACATTTTGAGGAACGCGATTTAGTGAACCGGTTTGGGCTCGAATACCTGGCATATCGCAGCAAAGTTCGTCAATTGATACCTGTTCCCAAACGGAAGCCCCGCCCTACATCGAAGATCGACTGATTGTGGGCGCATCACGATTGCGAATTCCATCTTGAACCGAATGCCTGACTAACGGGGTGACAAGGTCAGCTCGACAGGTCGATGATTACTTGTTCGTCGATCATCAGGAAAATCACCCTTACGCACCAAAACACGTGATCCGGCAAGCCAATTCTGCGCGCCGCCGGCAAGAAAAGCGCAATCCGACAATGTGTCTGGCTGGTCGTCATGGCCATCTTGATTGCGATCTAGCCAATGAGAATCTGCGATTCCACTCGGTCGAATGTAATGCCAACGGTAATCCAACATAAACTCGTTGAACGGCGTATTCCCCCGCAGCGTTTTCGTATTGAAATCAAAGTTGTAATCCCCGATACCGATGACAGCCAGCTTCTGCTCTTCGCACCAAAGGCGTAAAGCCTTCGCCTGCTCACGTTGAAACCGAACATCATCACGTTCCAAATGGTTCAAGACGACGAGCAAGTCAACCTCAGAGGGCCGATCGCGCAAACGCAACAGCAACGGTTTCCGATAGGCTATCTGCTGATCTTCAGCACGAAGGTCGTCAAAGATATTCAGCTCCCTCGAACTCACCAGAGCCAGTCGATCGGTATCATATAACATCATCAATCGTTCCGGGCCGCCAGCCATTGACAACTTAGCAGCGAACGATTCTCCAAGTGACTTTGCGTATCGCTCTGCTTCTCCAGGATCCACTTCGGTCAATCCATACAAATGATAGGTACCGATCGTTTTGAGTTGTTGGGCAATTGTGGACGGATCGGATCCACCTGAATCGAGATTCCAACTCACAATTCGCAATTCGTCATCTGCGGCAACAACATTCCCTAACAACCCAAGAACCAGCAGAGCGGTCCCCCATAAACCTGATTTCCGAATCATCATGATTCTGCCTTTTCAATTCACGCCGATCGTTGTCGCAAGAGAACACCAGACTACCCCGTCCACCAGCTTGATACGGTTTTGCACTCCTGTCCAGGGTTTTCAGGTCAAATAGGCGACGCCTAGAGAGCACGTGCTCTCCTTGGATGATCAGTTCTCACCATGGCAACAGTAAAAACAAGCATTCTCTGCTGTTACAACTCGATACGAAAAGTACCTTTTAAAACCACGATTGCCTGAGTTAATATGAAGGCCCACAGAAATCTCGATCTCCAGCCTTTTCGAGCATCATCGATTTCATGAAAAAATACACACGCGGATTCACGCTTGTTGAACTGCTCGTCGTAATTGTGGTAATTGCAATTTTAATCGCGTTGCTTCTTCCGGCAGTCAATGCAGCACGTGAAGCCGCGCGTAAATCGACCTGCCGTAGCAACCTGCGACAAATCGGTATTGCGCTCAACAGCTACTATTCCGCACGCCAAAGATTCCCACCCTTCATCATTAACCGGAGCGGCAATCCTCAACGAATTGTTGACGGGAAAAAAGAGGTCAACTGGTTGGTGTTACTCTTGCCGTACATTGAGGAAGACGCCATTTATCAAAGGTGGGATCGTTCATTACCGGCGAGTGAAAATCCGGGACGCTCGGCTGAGATCGCCGTCTATAAGTGTCCGAGCGACCCCAATAGCACCGGCAACCATTGCAACTATGGCGGCGGCGGCTGGGCGCGGGGCAATTACGGCATGAACGTCTCACCTTGCAGTTTCAACTCCAACTCAAAGAAAGAAGGAGCGAAGAGTAATCTCGGCGGCATCGGAGCGGCCAATTACACCGTGCGCATGCGTCAGATTCGGGACGGCACGTCGAAGACGGTTGCAGTCGATGAATTACGAGTTGGCTTGAGCCCAAGCGACATTCGCGGTTGCTGGGCCATGCCGGGACTCGCCTCGGGAACATCCGCGCTCTTCGGCGACGCAAATCGGCCCAACGCCTGCGGTGGCAACTCTGACGACATGGAAAACTGTGAGGCAACGGGAATGGCCGGCAACAACAGTAAATGCATGGGATGCTACGACAGTGATAGCTCTTCCCAGATGGCCGCCCGCAGTTCCCATCACACGGGAGTCCATGTGATGATGGTCGACAGTTCCGTCCGTTACGTCAGCAACGACGTGGACAGCAAAGACGGGCGTTGGACGGAAGGATGTGGTTCCCACCCGCGTGGAATCTGGCAGTCCCTTCACACTCGCGCAGGACGCGAGCACGTGAAGGAATTCTAGCCGCGAAGCAAAATTAAGCGGAGATCGCGATCGTTATAGAGATCGAGCTATGACTCTTCGGTCAACTCCAACCATCGCTCTTCCGCCGCGTTCAATTGATCAGATATTTCCGTAAAGCTCACGTGCAATTTGAGTGCTTCATCAGCGTCAGTTGTCTCCATCAACTTTTGGTTAAGCGATTTCTTCTCTTCATCGAGCTGCGCGATTTTCTTTTCGAGATTTTTGATTTCCTTGCGTCGTTTCCGTTGCTCTTTATTTGCTTCTTGACCGGCTGACGACTTACCTTTTGGAACTCTTTCTGATGGAGAACTCAGTTTTTTCCCCGCCGCCATCTCTCGTTCACCTGCATCGATTGCCTGGTTGATCGAGTAGACATAAGCATCGTAATCACCTAAATAATTTCGTGCACATCCGTCGCGAACCTCAACGATATTCGTGGCAACACGTTTCATGAAATGGCGATCGTGGCTGGTAAACAAAACGGTTCCTTGATAGTCAAGCAACGCGTTAGCCAGCGCATCAACCGTTTCTACATCTAAATGATTGCCCGGTTCATCAAGGACCAAAATGTTGTAATCACCCAACAGTAATCCAGCCATGCACAACCTGGCTCGCTCACCTCCCGAAAGCACGGAGATCTTCTTTTTCACGTGAGAGTCGCGAAACAACAATGCACCGGCGAGGGCAAGAATATTCTGAGTCGTGGTCCCCGCATTCGCTTCGTACTCAAGATACTCAAGCACCGTCAAATGCTCGGGCAACGATGAATAAACGTGTTGAGCGTAGGTACCGATTTCGCTCGCATGCCCCCACTTTACTTTGCCACCCAGCAATTCCAACGAGCCCACCAGGGTGCGCAATAGGGTGGTCTTTCCTTGACCATTGTCTCCCACAATCGCGGCACGTTGCCCGTGTTCGATTTCCAGATTGATACCTTTGGCAACTTCATGATCTGAATAACCAATTGCCAGATCAGTACAACGCAGCACAGGACCTTTCCGAGGCGTTACTACGGGGGCTCGAATGTGGGCGGTCGCTTCATCCATCGCAATCTCGGTTGTCTGGAGCCGATCGAGTTGCTTTTGTTTGGATCGGGCTTGGCTTGCCGTATTCGCTCCTGCACGATTCTTGTCGATAAATCGCTGTAGCTGTTTCTGCTTGGCGATCACCGATTCGTTCACACGTTGGTCGTGCTCACGCCGCTCGCTCTGGAATTCCAGAAAGGAATCTATCTTGCCGGGGTACAACGTCAGTTGGCCCCGCGTCAAATCCAATGTCTGTTCACAGGTCTGCTTCAAGAAAGCTCGGTCATGAGACACGACGAGCACGCCAGCGCGGAAAGTTCGCAAGAAATGCTCCAACAACAATTGAGTCCGCAAATCCAAGAAGTTTGTCGGTTCATCCAGCAACAAAAGATTGGGTTCATGAAGCAACAAAGCGGCCAGCTTGACTCGAGTCTGCCATCCTCCCGACAGTTCAGACACCGGCCCGTTTAGATAGGCACCTTTGAGTTCGAACTTTCCTGCCACCTCGCCGCACTTCCATTCCGGTTGCGAGCTATCCCGTATCAGGAACTCGAGCGCCGATTCATTGGGCTGAAACGGATCATGTTGTCGCAAATAACCGACACGTAGATTCGGATGCTTGATCACCTCACCCGTATCCAGATCCTCCTCCCCCAAAATCACTCGCAACAAAGTCGACTTGCCAGCACCGTTGCGACCGACAAAACCGAGCTTCGCATCCTCGACAATGGATGCCTCGGCTCCGTCCAGCAGCACCTGTTCGCCGTAGCTCTTATGTGCGTCTCGAATTTGGATCAGAACAGCCACGATTTTTCACGCAAGGGAATAAAAAAGGGGAGGTAACACAGCGAGATGATCACAAAATTAAAATTGAAGCCCCCCAATCCGTCAATGACAGAGTCACAACTTTCAAACATCGGAGTCGTTTGACTTGAAATCTCCACGACTGCGAGTGGATTCGATTTGAGGACAACAGATTGAAACCATTGAGGGCATTTCCCCAAAGCCATTCACTGGGTCATCAACTTGAACGCTGCAAATCGAGTGACGTACCGTGTGAAGGGATCGAATCACGCGTTCCCAAACGGAATTGCCGCGCGAATCGGATTCAATGATACCGTTTCCGGCAAGGTGCTTCGCTCTCGCATCATTTCCCGGCAACAGATGGTGGTCCGGATGCACCGCCCCCGAACACGCACGGTGAGCCGCCTTCGGCTCGATGCGGCAGGGGACAAGCAAGTGGACCCAACGCGTCTCAGATCTGCTCCACAAGGATTCAGTATCTTTTGCAGAAACGGCAAGGGCAACATCGAAGTTGAACTCACCTTTGCTCTCAGAAGCCGCTGTTTTCCGATTTCGCCCCCGGAATCGGTTATTACCAGGCAAAAGATTTTCGGAAAACGAATTGTTGCCTGATTGAGTTCCCCTGATCGGCCAGTCCTGCCTCCCCATGCCATCGAGCGACGGCAGTCGTCAGTCTCCTGAGTAGTAACCCATTCCTCGGCGCTCCCCGCAACCCCACCCACCGCAGTAAAGGCGAGGGATTGCACAAACCTTGCGGTCACGAAATATACAATTCGTTACTCGATAGCGTTGTCGTTAGTGACGAAAGTTGGTTATTGTGGTGGATAGTCTAATAGGAAACCAACGGTGCATTTCCCCTGTTAATGAGAATAGACGCCGTCCAGACGGTGGTGGGTCCACCGATGTCTTGTCCCGATGCGCCTCTCAAACTCCGCCGAGTCAAAATTGGTGAGCGAAAAAACATCAACAACTAGATTTGTTGGTTACCTCACTCGGATTGCCATACCGGTTGTGATCCTTGCCGTGGGTGTTGCATCGTTCGCGATGCTCGCTGTCGAATTGGAGGAGGAAAAAAGTCCACCGGTCCCACTTCAAGTCATTCAAACTCGCGTCAAAGAGCTGCAGGTTCTCGACTACGATGTCGTGGTTAGAACACACGGCACCGTTCAAGCCCATAACGAGGTGAGACTCAGTGCCGAGGTTTCCGGCCAGATCGTTCGCGTTGCCTCAAATTTTGAGGTTGGTTCCTATTTTTCCCAAGGGGACGTTCTCGTCGAAATCGATCCGCGAGATTACAAAACCATAGAGAAGGTCGCCAAGGCACAGCAATTGGGAGCGAAGGCCGCCGTCCAACTTGCGATTCAAGATCAAGAACGCAAGCTAAAACTCTCAGAACGAATCGCGGTCTCGGACGCCGAAGTAAATCAAGCAACGGCGATCCGATTGCAAGCGGAAGCCCAACTCGACGCTGCCATTGCTCGTGTCGAGCAGGCCAAGCGAGACCTGGAGCGGACAAAGATTCGAGCCCCGTTCGATGGTCGAGTTCGCCGCAAGACGGTCGGCCTGGGACAGACAATCGACCAGGGCGCACCACTTGGTGAAGTCTTTGCCATCGATTATGCAGAAGTCCGACTGCCCATCGCTGCCCGCGAATTACGATTCCTCAACCTTCCAGAGATGGCGATCGATCCACCAATCGACGTCTTATTACATGACGGCATCACGGAAGATACAACATTGTCATGGCAGGCGAAAATCGTTCGCACTGAAGGAACACTTGACGAAAACTCTTTGGAGCTCTTTGCAATCGCACGCGTCAAAGATCCTTTTGGACACCGAAGCCGACAACCCAGCCTAAGAATTGGACAACCTGTGACGGCCACCATTAAGGGTAAAGTACTAAATGACGTGATTGCAATACCGCGAGCGGCCGTGCGACAACTGGATCAAATCTTCATCGTAAACAAGGTCGACCTGACTTTGATGTGCGTCACCATCAATCCACTTTGGTCCGATGAAAAACACATTATCGTACGCCACGCTTTGCTCCAGAATGGTGACCTACTCTCAACTACTCGTTTGGTTTACGCACCCGATGGAACTCAAGTTGAAATCATTCCCGATTCGGGTATCGCGACCGCCACGACGCAGGCTGAGCCCGAGTCCGTAACGAACTAGCTCATATTTTGACGCGGTGAATGAGACCCATCAATGATTCGCTGGTTCGCTAACAACGGAATCGCCGCAAACTTCCTGATGATCGGTCTCCTCGCGGCCGGAACCTACACGGCTTTTTACCGTCTGCCTCTCGAGGTAACTCCCGCCCTAAGTTGGGATACGGTAATAATCGAAATGCCGTATCGTGGTGCGACCGCAAAAGATGTCGAGCGTGCGATCCTGATTCCGATCGAGGAATCATTGGAAGGCGTCAAGGGCATCAAGCATTTGCACGCCGATGGTTCACGCGGCATGGCCCGATTCTATCTGAATGCCGAAACTGGCACCGATTTACGAACTTTAATGGAGGACGTACGAGGTCGTATCGATACGATTACAACCTTTCCCAACGAAACCGAACGGCCTCGCGTCTTCATCCCCGAATCCGGAAACTACTTCGAAGTACTTAGCATCGCAGTGACGGGTGATCTGAGCGCACACGACTTGAGCAGCGTCGCGCGACGCGTGCAAGAAGACCTACTGGAACTGCCAGGGATCAGTCGAGCTAAGATCGAAGGAGGGCGGCGTTACGAAATCTCGGTCGAAGCGGACACGAATAAATTGCTCGCCTACAATTTGAGTTTTCAGGAGCTTGCAGATGCCATTCGTAAATTCTCGATCGATCTGCCTGCCGGTGCAATCGACAGTGAGAGTGGCACTTTTGTGCTGAGAACAAGAGGCCAAGCTTATTCCGAACAAGAATTTGCGAAGATTCCGATCCGATCCGCCAATGGCTCCGAGGTGCAACTAGGCGAGGTTGCCGATATCAACGATGGCTTTGAGGAAGGCGATAAAAGAGTTGAGTTCAATGGTAAATCCGCCCTATTTGTGGAGGTCATGCGCACCGGAAATGAGAGTGCAATTGATATCTCCAATAAGGTTTGCGAATACGTCGCCAGCTCACGTGAACGATTTCCCGCAGGCATTGATCTTTTTGTTTGGGACGACGATTCCGTCTCCATCCGAGGTCGTTTAGGCACACTGATCGTTTCCATGGTTCAGGGTGGTCTCTTAGTACTCCTCGTGCTGGGATTGTTCTTGCGTCCGACACTTGCCTTCTGGATCGTGATTGGAATTCCGGTCGGCTTTGCAGGTGGCGCACTGATGCAACCATGGTTTGGCGTGACCGCCAACGTGATGAGCTTGTTTGCTTATATCATTGTGGTTGGCATTGTCGTCGACGATGCCATTGTGACTGGCGAAAATATCTACTCGAAAATCCGAGAAGGTTTACCTCCGCTGGAAGCAGCCGTCCAGGGAACTCACGAAGTCGCAACTCCCGTTACCTTCGGCGCGTTGACCACGATGATTGCATTTATTCCTTTGCTATTTTTTGAAGGCACGTGGGGCGATTTTGCTAAACAGATTCCACCGATCGTCGCACCGGTACTCTTTTTTTCTTTGATCGAATCTAAACTCATTCTGCCTTCCCATTTAAAACACCTTAAGCTAAAAGCGGATACCAATGCATTCTCCCGCTTCCAATCAA
Coding sequences:
- a CDS encoding carbon storage regulator; this translates as MLVLARKENQSIIIGDAIKITIVGRSGSSIRVGVEAPRELKVIREELEIGLEETSLPTEISLASPTKELN
- a CDS encoding SDR family NAD(P)-dependent oxidoreductase, whose translation is MPTNNPVVLITGGGTGVGRATAVQLAEKGFDVVINYSRSASDAEETRTTVEQLGRRAITLQCNVSKDAEVRAMLKKCEQEFGRLDGLVNNAGTTHFVDLVDLEGMTESMWDDILGVNLKGAFFVSRAAVPLMRQTGGSIVNVASIAGITGAGSSLAYAASKGGMITLSKSLAQALAPSIRVNSVCPGVIISRWLADHQPMIDRAVAATPMERASSTDDVADAITFLISGGEMITGQSIVVDGGYTL
- a CDS encoding isoprenylcysteine carboxylmethyltransferase family protein, with translation MARYLFLIYGVISYGIGLTGILFFGFFLNDQTPFWVSVDESSSAQFTPNFLINTGLLLLFGLQHSVMARHGFKRHWTRLVSPVIERSTYVLLSGFVLMLICVYWRPLPGTVWITDKTFIRSALTTLQAAGWILAAFSSCLINPLELLGLQQVYNFFTNQPEPTHNFTDRYLYKWVRHPIQLGILLGLWSAPTMTISRLMLSAGMTVYIFIGLHFEERDLVNRFGLEYLAYRSKVRQLIPVPKRKPRPTSKID
- a CDS encoding DUF1559 domain-containing protein is translated as MKKYTRGFTLVELLVVIVVIAILIALLLPAVNAAREAARKSTCRSNLRQIGIALNSYYSARQRFPPFIINRSGNPQRIVDGKKEVNWLVLLLPYIEEDAIYQRWDRSLPASENPGRSAEIAVYKCPSDPNSTGNHCNYGGGGWARGNYGMNVSPCSFNSNSKKEGAKSNLGGIGAANYTVRMRQIRDGTSKTVAVDELRVGLSPSDIRGCWAMPGLASGTSALFGDANRPNACGGNSDDMENCEATGMAGNNSKCMGCYDSDSSSQMAARSSHHTGVHVMMVDSSVRYVSNDVDSKDGRWTEGCGSHPRGIWQSLHTRAGREHVKEF
- a CDS encoding ABC-F family ATP-binding cassette domain-containing protein produces the protein MAVLIQIRDAHKSYGEQVLLDGAEASIVEDAKLGFVGRNGAGKSTLLRVILGEEDLDTGEVIKHPNLRVGYLRQHDPFQPNESALEFLIRDSSQPEWKCGEVAGKFELKGAYLNGPVSELSGGWQTRVKLAALLLHEPNLLLLDEPTNFLDLRTQLLLEHFLRTFRAGVLVVSHDRAFLKQTCEQTLDLTRGQLTLYPGKIDSFLEFQSERREHDQRVNESVIAKQKQLQRFIDKNRAGANTASQARSKQKQLDRLQTTEIAMDEATAHIRAPVVTPRKGPVLRCTDLAIGYSDHEVAKGINLEIEHGQRAAIVGDNGQGKTTLLRTLVGSLELLGGKVKWGHASEIGTYAQHVYSSLPEHLTVLEYLEYEANAGTTTQNILALAGALLFRDSHVKKKISVLSGGERARLCMAGLLLGDYNILVLDEPGNHLDVETVDALANALLDYQGTVLFTSHDRHFMKRVATNIVEVRDGCARNYLGDYDAYVYSINQAIDAGEREMAAGKKLSSPSERVPKGKSSAGQEANKEQRKRRKEIKNLEKKIAQLDEEKKSLNQKLMETTDADEALKLHVSFTEISDQLNAAEERWLELTEES
- a CDS encoding efflux RND transporter periplasmic adaptor subunit, whose amino-acid sequence is MSEKTSTTRFVGYLTRIAIPVVILAVGVASFAMLAVELEEEKSPPVPLQVIQTRVKELQVLDYDVVVRTHGTVQAHNEVRLSAEVSGQIVRVASNFEVGSYFSQGDVLVEIDPRDYKTIEKVAKAQQLGAKAAVQLAIQDQERKLKLSERIAVSDAEVNQATAIRLQAEAQLDAAIARVEQAKRDLERTKIRAPFDGRVRRKTVGLGQTIDQGAPLGEVFAIDYAEVRLPIAARELRFLNLPEMAIDPPIDVLLHDGITEDTTLSWQAKIVRTEGTLDENSLELFAIARVKDPFGHRSRQPSLRIGQPVTATIKGKVLNDVIAIPRAAVRQLDQIFIVNKVDLTLMCVTINPLWSDEKHIIVRHALLQNGDLLSTTRLVYAPDGTQVEIIPDSGIATATTQAEPESVTN